One window of Thiomicrorhabdus lithotrophica genomic DNA carries:
- the leuB gene encoding 3-isopropylmalate dehydrogenase, with protein sequence MTQEVLILPGDGIGPEITAEAVKVLVALKASDNLDINTTEDLVGGAAYDVHGVPLADETMAKAHAADAVLLGAVGGYKWESLDISVRPEKGLLRLRSEMQLFANLRPAFLYPQLADASTLKPEVVAGLDILIVRELTGGIYFGQPRGVRTLENGERQGYNTYVYSESEIKRIAHVAFQAAMKRNKKLTSVDKANVLEVTELWREVVDQIAPEYPEVEVNHMYVDNAAMQLVLNPKQFDVMVTGNMFGDILSDEASMLTGSIGMLASASLDANNKGMYEPSHGSAPDIAGQNLANPLATILSAAMMLRYSLGREDLAVKIETAVGKVLDQGLRTGDIFSDGMTRVSCSEMGDAVVAAL encoded by the coding sequence ATGACACAAGAAGTATTGATTTTACCTGGTGATGGTATTGGTCCTGAGATTACTGCAGAAGCGGTAAAAGTATTAGTAGCCTTAAAAGCGTCTGATAATTTAGACATTAACACAACAGAAGATCTTGTTGGTGGTGCGGCTTATGACGTACACGGTGTTCCTTTAGCGGATGAAACTATGGCTAAAGCACACGCAGCAGATGCGGTACTTCTTGGCGCGGTAGGTGGATACAAGTGGGAGTCTTTGGATATCTCAGTTCGTCCCGAAAAAGGTCTATTACGTCTACGTTCTGAAATGCAATTATTTGCTAACTTACGTCCTGCATTTTTATACCCTCAGCTTGCAGATGCATCTACACTTAAGCCAGAAGTGGTTGCAGGTTTAGATATTCTTATTGTTCGTGAATTAACAGGTGGTATCTACTTCGGTCAGCCTCGTGGCGTGCGTACTTTAGAAAATGGTGAACGTCAAGGTTATAACACTTATGTCTACTCAGAATCTGAAATCAAGCGTATTGCGCATGTAGCTTTCCAAGCGGCAATGAAGCGTAATAAAAAACTGACTTCTGTAGATAAAGCCAACGTTCTTGAGGTAACAGAGTTATGGCGAGAAGTGGTTGATCAAATTGCACCTGAATATCCAGAAGTGGAAGTTAATCACATGTATGTGGATAACGCAGCGATGCAGTTGGTTCTGAATCCTAAACAGTTTGACGTTATGGTAACGGGCAATATGTTCGGTGATATTTTATCTGATGAAGCTTCTATGTTAACGGGTTCTATTGGTATGCTGGCTTCAGCATCTTTAGATGCAAATAACAAAGGTATGTATGAGCCAAGTCATGGTTCAGCACCTGATATTGCAGGTCAAAACTTAGCAAACCCACTGGCTACTATTTTGTCAGCTGCCATGATGTTACGTTATTCTCTAGGTCGCGAAGACCTAGCGGTAAAAATTGAAACAGCTGTAGGTAAGGTGTTGGATCAAGGTTTACGTACTGGTGATATCTTCTCTGACGGTATGACACGTGTTTCATGTAGTGAAATGGGTGATGCGGTTGTTGCAGCGTTGTAA